A section of the Triticum dicoccoides isolate Atlit2015 ecotype Zavitan chromosome 7A, WEW_v2.0, whole genome shotgun sequence genome encodes:
- the LOC119333814 gene encoding F-box protein At5g07610-like, protein MYGLAQYTNDGPLASPVPVGLNPLPRPPRFHHPCSAFDGAAAARSTPVDRARQWEDGRKSTRIRSSSSPPSGSETAAERLTDDLLVEILSRVPARSLCRFKCVSKHWLGLINGRTYRRKLPRTLTGFFFRGTTEEQLVHPVLHFTNLSGSRSRTSLTVLPYGRKAFLLDCCNGLLLYGVSAHGGKRLYVVCNPATEEWTELPHCDHAGWVGIVHLGFDPAVSPHFHVFLFTDELNGFGLPGVDVCSYIYSSETGRWIHKEKKWYWDIDLVRVHSAAYLNGSLHFFADVNHSTLCLAADKEAGTMIYSRVPTLNDGFMQQSQGCLYYAGFERDENDDQVVRLLVYILEDYNSKEWILKHSIETSHLFGGRHDVDIEEDFCWIAIHPECNLIFFTLGWDRTFMFYDMDRRQLKEICNLENVNPPYLPYVPLYEELQSLHK, encoded by the exons ATGTACGGTTTAGCCCAATATACTAATGACGGCCCATTAGCCTCCCCCGTCCCTGTAGGTTTAAATCCCCTCCCCCGCCCCCCTAGGTTTCATCACCCCTGCTCCGCGTTTGACGGCGCTGCCGCCGCCAGGTCCACACCGGTGGATCGAGCTCGCCAGTGGGAGGACGGACGCAAATCAACTCGGATCAG GTCATCCTCTTCTCCTCCCAGCGGCAGCGAGACGGCGGCCGAGAGACTCACGGACGACCTCCTAGTCGAGATACTCTCGCGCGTGCCCGCCAGGTCGCTCTGCCGCTTCAAGTGCGTCTCCAAGCACTGGCTCGGCCTCATCAACGGCCGCACCTACCGCCGGAAGCTCCCCCGGACCCTGACCGGCTTCTTCTTCAGGGGCACCACGGAGGAGCAATTGGTACATCCAGTTCTTCATTTCACTAATTTATCCGGGAGCCGCAGTCGCACCAGTCTCACCGTCCTGCCCTACGGCCGGAAAGCCTTTCTTTTGGACTGCTGTAATGGCCTCCTTCTCTACGGTGTATCTGCCCATGGTGGCAAGCGCCTTTACGTCGTGTGCAATCCTGCCACGGAGGAATGGACAGAGTTGCCGCATTGCGACCATGCTGGCTGGGTGGGTATTGTGCACTTAGGTTTTGATCCAGCTGTGTCCCCCCACTTCCATGTGTTTTTGTTCACGGACGAACTAAATGGATTTGGTCTCCCTGGAGTGGACGTCTGTTCATATATCTATTCATCAGAAACCGGGAGGTGGATTCATAAGGAGAAGAAATGGTACTGGGATATTGATCTCGTTCGTGTTCACTCAGCTGCATATCTTAATGGTAGTCTGCATTTTTTCGCCGATGTCAATCACTCTACCCTGTGTCTAGCTGCCGACAAGGAGGCGGGAACAATGATATACTCTCGTGTTCCTACTCTGAATGATGGTTTTATGCAGCAGTCACAGGGCTGCTTGTATTATGCTGGTTTTGAAAGAGATGAAAATGATGATCAGGTTGTTCGACTGCTAGTTTATATTCTCGAAGACTATAATAGTAAAGAATGGATACTGAAGCATAGCATTGAAACTTCACATCTATTTGGAGGGCGACATGATGTAGACATTGAGGAGGACTTTTGTTGGATTGCAATTCATCCGGAATGTAACTTGATCTTCTTCACGTTGGGCTGGGATAGAACGTTCATGTTCTATGATATGGATCGTCGGCAACTCAAAGAGATATGCAATCTTGAAAATGTCAATCCACCATATCTGCCATATGTGCCGCTGTATGAAGAGTTACAATCGTTACACAAGTGA
- the LOC119333813 gene encoding F-box protein At5g07610-like codes for MALSCFLDAGVARHAIAQLHEMSARGASSSMMAVAGRIFPDDPNKTCLNPLPRPPRFHHPCSAFDGAAAARSTPVDRARQWEDGRKSTRIRSSSSPPSGSETAAERLTDDLLVEILSRVPARSLCRFKCVSKHWLGLINDRTYRRKLPRTLTGFFFRGTTEEQLVHPILHFTNLSGSRGRTSLTFLPYGRNAFLLDCCNGLLLYGVSAYGGKRHYVVCNPATEEWTELPHCDHAGWVGIVHLGFDPAVSPHFHVFLLTDELNGFGLPGVDVCSYVYSSETGRWVHKEKKWYWDIDLVRVHSAAYLNGSLHFFADVNHSTLCLAADKEAETMIYSRVPTLNDGFMQQSQGCLYYAGFERDENDDQVVRLLVYILEDYNSKEWIMKHSIESSLLFGGRHDVDIEEDFCWIAIHPECNLIFFTLGWDRTFMFCDMDRRQLKVICNLENVNPPYLPYVPLYEELQSLHK; via the exons ATGGCGCTTAGCTGCTTCCTCGATGCTGGCGTTGCACGCCATGCCATTGCCCAACTCCACGAAATGTCGGCAAGAGGGGCTTCATCGTCGATGATGGCAGTAGCAGGGAGGATTTTCCCAGATGATCCTAACAAAACTT GTTTAAATCCCCTCCCCCGCCCCCCTAGGTTTCATCACCCCTGCTCCGCGTTTGACGGCGCTGCCGCCGCCAGGTCCACACCGGTGGATCGAGCTCGCCAGTGGGAGGACGGACGCAAATCAACTCGGATCAG GTCATCCTCTTCTCCTCCCAGCGGCAGCGAGACGGCGGCCGAGAGACTCACCGACGACCTCCTAGTCGAGATACTCTCGCGCGTGCCCGCCAGGTCGCTCTGCCGCTTCAAGTGCGTCTCCAAGCACTGGCTCGGCCTCATCAACGACCGCACCTACCGCCGGAAGCTCCCCCGGACCCTGACCGGCTTCTTCTTCAGGGGCACCACGGAGGAGCAATTGGTACATCCAATTCTTCATTTCACTAATTTATCCGGGAGCCGTGGTCGCACCAGTCTCACCTTCCTGCCCTACGGCCGGAACGCCTTTCTTTTGGACTGCTGCAATGGCCTCCTTCTCTACGGCGTATCTGCCTATGGTGGCAAGCGCCATTACGTCGTGTGCAATCCTGCCACGGAGGAATGGACTGAGTTGCCGCATTGCGACCATGCTGGCTGGGTGGGTATTGTGCACTTAGGTTTTGATCCAGCCGTGTCCCCCCACTTCCATGTGTTTTTGTTGACGGACGAACTAAATGGATTTGGTCTCCCGGGAGTGGACGTCTGTTCATATGTCTATTCATCAGAAACCGGGAGGTGGGTTCATAAGGAGAAGAAATGGTACTGGGATATTGATCTCGTTCGTGTTCACTCAGCTGCATATCTTAATGGTAGTCTGCATTTTTTCGCCGATGTCAATCACTCTACCCTGTGTCTAGCTGCCGACAAGGAGGCGGAAACAATGATATACTCTCGTGTTCCTACTCTGAATGATGGTTTTATGCAGCAGTCACAGGGCTGCTTGTATTATGCTGGTTTTGAAAGAGATGAAAATGATGATCAGGTTGTTCGACTGCTAGTTTATATTCTCGAAGACTATAATAGTAAAGAATGGATAATGAAGCATAGCATTGAAAGTTCACTTCTATTTGGAGGGCGACATGATGTAGACATTGAGGAGGACTTTTGTTGGATTGCAATTCATCCGGAATGTAACTTGATCTTCTTCACGTTGGGCTGGGATAGAACGTTCATGTTCTGTGATATGGATCGTCGGCAACTCAAAGTGATATGCAATCTTGAAAATGTCAATCCACCATATCTGCCATATGTGCCGCTGTATGAAGAGTTACAATCGTTACACAAGTGA